In one Rutidosis leptorrhynchoides isolate AG116_Rl617_1_P2 chromosome 8, CSIRO_AGI_Rlap_v1, whole genome shotgun sequence genomic region, the following are encoded:
- the LOC139861828 gene encoding large ribosomal subunit protein uL29y-like, with translation MARIKVHELRNKSKVDLFAQLKDLKAELALLRVAKVTGGAPNKLSKIKVVRTSIAQVLTVISQTQKSVLREAYKNKKYLPLDLRPKKTRAIRRRLTKHQASLKTEREKKKEKYFPLRKYAIKA, from the exons ATGG CGCGAATCAAAGTTCATGAGCTAAGGAACAAATCGAAGGTCGATTTGTTTGCTCAATTGAAGGATTTAAAGGCTGAACTTGCTCTTCTTCGTGTCGCTAAGGTTACCGGTGGTGCCCCAAACAAACTCTCCAAGAT TAAAGTGGTGAGGACATCAATTGCTCAGGTACTAACTGTGATTTCACAAACTCAAAAGTCTGTTCTTAGGGAAGCATACAAGAACAAGAAGTATTTGCCTCTTGATTTACGCCCAAAGAAAACTAGAGCAATCCGAAGACGTCTTACCAAGCATCAG GCTTCGTTGAAGACCGAAAGGGAAAAGAAGAAGGAGAAGTACTTCCCGTTGAGGAAGTATGCTATCAAGGCTTAA